AGATGCGGATTCTTGAGCGCTGTCGGCGGATGTGGAAGGAGGGCTGTATGCAGAATTCTAAATTCTGATCACGGATCCGTGGTGTAACCTGACAGCTGACAGTTGACCGAAGGAGAAAAGAGTGCCTGATAAAGAGACTAGACTATGAGGCCAACCCGTTAGACTTTCAATCGCTATTACATTGTTGATTCCGTCGACGAACAATGATAACCGAGACTGTTGGGCGTCTtggtaaaaattgaagcaCATTATTTTGTAAACCGCAGCTCTGATTCAATTTGCAATAACCAACAATGGCGTATTTATTTCAACCGGATTACGTGCGCTACGTGTGCTCATGCGGTTCTGTAAAACCAGTATCAAAAATATACTTCTGCCGTCACTGTCTGAAAGTACGTTGCGGCTACTGCGTTTGTCACGAGGTAATTACCATGAATTTATTTACGTTCTTCACCCACCGACACTACATACAACCCGTCTTTTTCTCTCATGACAATTAGGTCGACTCGCACTACTGTTCAAACTGCATGGAAAATCTGCCGTCTCCTGAGGTTCGACTCAAGAAAAACAAGTATGTTGACAGCAGGATCAATTCAACGACAAGCTATGTACGTGCCTGTATTGATTATTACCTTATCCTAGGTGCTCTAACTGCTTCGAGTGTCCCTGCTGTTTTCAAACACTGTCCACACGTGCTGCTCCTGCACCTGTGAGGGCAGGTGGAAACCCGAGCGTTGAGGACACCAAATCCCTCGCCAAACCTGCTCcgaaaaaagtttattatttGTCCTGCTCATTCTGTCGGTGGACATCTAGAGATGCTGGAATTCCTGATCAGTTTGTAGGTAAGTCTGAAGTTGTCGTTAGTCAATTGCTCAAAGTATTTATGCTGTTGAAGGGGAAGAGACTAACGTTCCCTTACCTTATCCTTGGATATTGTTTTCATCGTAGCAACCGGAGGATGGCCGGAGCAGGAGAATCCTCATTCGGCACGGATCGTAGCGCTCCTAGAATATCACAAGATTCTGGCGTCAAGGGAACGGCAGCAAAGCGAACGGAAGAAGTTTCATCCAAAGCGTACTTACATGCAATTTGTGGGTTACCCTATCGATAGTTGTGAAGTACATCTCATTGTCTGCATTGCAgttttgttaatatttaatCTTTTAACTCTAGGAGAAATTCGCGATGTCCTCCGTTATGGTCCGAAAACGTGCAGGCCTGTGCCCACTGCCACAGTCTCAGCAAAGTGACTATCCGCAGCCAGCCGTAGCTTCAGAAGAGGTCGAAGAACTTTCGCCAGATATTTTCACCCAGCCGCTTGATATTACTAAGAGTAAGTCATAGTTTATCAGTAAAAAGAAGTAAATTCGTTCAaccattaataaaaaaaaattatatatttgatGCAGTAACAACTCTGGAGCAGCGTTTGAAACATCCTGATGTACAGGCCGAGGAAATAAATCAGCTGAGACCGCAGCACAAGCAGTTCTTGATGAAACGTTCGCAGCGTTGCAGAGTCTGTGAACATAACGTTTGCAAACCGGAGTACAGCCCACAGTCGATCAAATTTAAGATTCAGCTCGCTGCTTTGTGAGTATAGATTCGGTGGACAGTTTATTAACAATTGGAAATCCACCACAGTTGATTTGAACTCTGATTTTAGTTATCATATTCCTGAGGTACGCATTGTAACTTGCGAACCATTGCGTGTTGGCCAAACAAGCGAATTACTGTTGAAACTTTGCAACCCAACTCAACACCAGACCCAAATCATGCTATTCCCTCTTTCGACCTCGATTACGCCAACCACCGTTACTGCTGCGGGTACAAAGGAGGTTGATCGTGAAAATATGCAGTTGGTAAGAAATTATACGTACTTCAAGTTGG
The Neodiprion fabricii isolate iyNeoFabr1 chromosome 1, iyNeoFabr1.1, whole genome shotgun sequence DNA segment above includes these coding regions:
- the LOC124183958 gene encoding dynactin subunit 4 — protein: MAYLFQPDYVRYVCSCGSVKPVSKIYFCRHCLKVRCGYCVCHEVDSHYCSNCMENLPSPEVRLKKNKCSNCFECPCCFQTLSTRAAPAPVRAGGNPSVEDTKSLAKPAPKKVYYLSCSFCRWTSRDAGIPDQFVATGGWPEQENPHSARIVALLEYHKILASRERQQSERKKFHPKRTYMQFEKFAMSSVMVRKRAGLCPLPQSQQSDYPQPAVASEEVEELSPDIFTQPLDITKITTLEQRLKHPDVQAEEINQLRPQHKQFLMKRSQRCRVCEHNVCKPEYSPQSIKFKIQLAAFYHIPEVRIVTCEPLRVGQTSELLLKLCNPTQHQTQIMLFPLSTSITPTTVTAAGTKEVDRENMQLGCESPNLLPSLVRQITVTEDPKPLKLSPQAEIILPESILILPPRDDAAEYDDTGDTHNFQDDPKLVVWRKGNKAVIRLHVKPNEDEQIEEGKEITVGFVMQYGYVNTIATLEHKEPQKLDLKIKLFLSIGKLVGST